In Nocardioides sp. WS12, the DNA window GCCGTCGAAGCCCTTCTCGGAGGAGTCGTAGCCGATCTCGAGGATCTTCGCGCGCACGAGCTGGGCGACGGGCGCGTAGGCCGAGGTGGTGACCTCGCCCGCAACAACGACCAGGCCGGTGGTCAGCAGCGTCTCCACGGCGACCCGGCTCGAGGGGTCGTGCTCGAGGAGGTAGTCGAGGATCGTGTCGCTGATCTGGTCGGCAATCTTGTCCGGGTGACCCTCGGTCACCGACTCCGACGTAAACAGACGTCCGGTCATGTTGGTGGAAGCTCCTGGTTCTCAGACCGAGTACGGGATCCCCCGAACCCGCTCGGCAATGACGTTGTGACAGATGTTGTCGTCGCTCCAACGATACGGACCGGCCGGAGTCATGGCCGGTCGTCTCACTATCGCTGGCTGAGACGAGAGACGACGTTGTCCCAGATGAGGTGTGCGAGGGCTGACTTCGATCCGTGCGGGACCTCGACGGCCGAGCCGTCGGAGCCCAGGATCACCGCTTCGTTGTCGGCACTCCCGAAGACCGCGCCGCCGCTGACGTCGTTGACGACGAGCAGGTCGCAGCCCTTGCGGACCAGTTTGGCGCGGGCCAGGTCCAGGACGCTGCCGGTGGCATCGCCCGTCTCGGCCGCAAACCCGACGATCACAGCGTCCGGGCGGACCCGGTGCGTCGAGATCTCCTTGAGGATGTCGGGATTCTGTTCCAGCGTGATCGACGGCGCCGAGCCGTCATCAGCCTTCTTGATCTTCACGTCCGACTGGTTCAGCGGGCGGAAGTCGGCGGGCGCAGCGGCCATCACCACGGCGTCAGCGGTGGCGCTGGCTGTGAGTACGGCGTCGCGCAGTTCTGCGGTCGACTCAACCCGAACGACCTTCACTCCGGCCGGGTCGGGCAGCGTCACGTTCGCAGCGATCAGCGTGACTTCCGCGCCTCGGGCGGCCGCAGCACGGGCCAGGGCGTAGCCCTGCAGTCCCGAGGAGCGGTTGCCGAGGAAACGGACCGGGTCGAGCCGCTCGCGGGTGCCACCGGCGGACACGACGACGCTGCGTCCGGCGAGGTCGGTGAGCGACTGGCTGCCGGAGGCTCCGGTGGAGACGCGGGCCAGGACGTCACGGGCGATCTCGAAGATCTCGGACGGCTCGGGGAGCCGGCCCTTGCCGGTGTCTGCTCCGGTCAGGCGCCCCTCAGCGGGCTCGATCACCACGACGCCGCGAGCGCGGAGCGTGGCGACATTGGCAGCGGTGGCCGGGTGCTCCCACATCTCGGTGTGCATGGCCGGGGCCAGCACGACCGGGCACCGCGCGGTGAGCAGGGTGTTCGTGAGCAGGTCATCGGCCAGCCCGTGGGCGGCCTTGGCCAGCAGGTCTGCGGTGGCCGGGGCCACCACGACGAGGTCAGCGGTCTGTCCGAGGCGCACATGAGGCACCTCGTGGACCGCTGACCACACGTCGGCGGACACTGGCTTGCCCGACAGCGCAGCCCAGGTGGGCGCGCCGACGAACTCCAGCGCCGCAGCGGTCGGAACGACCGTCACGTCATGTCCGGACTCGGTGAACCGGCGGAGCAACTCGCAGGCCTTGTAGGCCGCGATACCGCCGGACACACCGAGCACGACGCGGGGCATGGCTGGAGTCAGTTCACTCAGCAGCGGCCGGCGCAGCAGCAGCGGCCTCGGCGGCAGCGAGCTCAGCCGGGTCGATGTCCTCGCAGGTCAGCAGGTCCTGGCTGATCTCGCGCAGAGCGATCGAGAGCGGCTTCTCCTGGACGTGGGTCTCCACCAGCGGGCCGACGTACTCGAGCAGGCCTTCGCCGAGCTGCGAGTAGTAGGCGTTGATCTGCCGGGCGCGCTTGGCACTGTAGAGAACCAGCTTGTACTTGCTGTCGGTCTTGGACAGCAGGTCGTCGATCGGGGGGTTGGTGACACCCTCGGCGGCGATGTTCGGGGCAGACACGTGTTAGAGCCTCACAGTTCGTGGGTGGAATCAACCATTAAGGCTACCAAGTCCTGGACCGCAGCGTTAACTTCCACGTTCACGATGGTGACGTCGAACTCTTCTTCGGCCGCGAGTTCGAGCCGGGCGGTCGCGAGCCGGCGCTCGCGTTCCTCCTCGCCCTCGGTCCCGCGACCCACCAGACGGCGGACCAGTTCGTCCCACGACGGCGGCTTCAGGAACACGAACACGGCGTCGGGCATGGTCTGGCGGACCTGCCGCGCCCCCTGCAGATCGATCTCCAGCATCGCCGGCCTATTGGCGGCCAGGGCCTCCTCGACGGGGCCGCGCGGCGTGCCGTAGCGGTTGACCCCGTGGACGACGGCCCACTCCAGCATCTGGCCGTCGGCAATCATCGCGTCGAAGGTCGCGTCGTCCACGAAGTGGTAGTGGACGCCGTCGATCTCGCCCGGGCGCGGGGTGCGCGTCGTCGCCGAAACGGAGAGGAAGACTTCGGGGTGCTGGTCGCGCATGGCGGCCGCAACCGTGCCCTTGCCGACCGCAGTGGGTCCGGCAAGGACGAAGAGACGACTACTCACCGGGCGCGAACTCGCGCTCCAGAGCGGCGATCTGCTTCGTACCAAGCCCGCGAACACGACGGGACTCGGCAATGCCGAGGCGCTCCATCACCTGCCGCGCGCGCACCTTGCCGAGTCCGGGGACGGCCTGCAGCAGGTCGAGGACCTTCATCTTGCCGACGACGTCGTTGACCTGACCCTGGGCCAGGACCTCGCTGATCGAACCGCCCGAGTTCTTCAGCCGGTTCTTCACCTCGGCCCGTTCACGCCGTGCGGCCGCCGCCTTCGCGAGGGCAGCCTGGCGCTGTTCGGGTGTCAAGGGGGGCAGGGCCACGAAAGGCATCCTTCGGTCTTCAACAGGGCGGTCATCGGGCGGATGGGGCCGCCGCGGTCAATCTAGCCATTCACGTTCGGCCGGGGCAATGCGGCGCCGCGGTACGGATGCTCACACGCCAGTCAGAGCCACAACTACGGCGACAACTACAGCGACAAGGGCGTCTTGCAGACATCGCGTGCCTGCTGGCTGACACCGGCGAACGCCAGTTTCGTCTCCTGCGACCCGAGCCGGACCGCAGCAGCCTCGATCGCATCGCGATCGGCCTCGGGCAGGTCCTTCGGGGGCTTCTCGGGGTCGTAGGTCGCCGGATCCACGTCCGCGTCGGCGAACGCATCGCGGACCTCGGTCACCCGGTCGATCACGATCGTCCACTCGTCGCGAAGATCTTCGGGCGCCTTCTCGGCCAGCAACTCGAAGGTCGGCAGCGCGCGGATCAGCCCGAGCCGCTGCCCCGCCGCCAGGGCCGCGCCGAGCTCGCCCCGGCGTGCCTCGACCTCGGCGCAGTACGTCGCGAACGGGTCGTCGTCGTCCGTGGACTGCAGCAGCAGGGCTCCGGCACCCGCCGCCATGGCCACGATGACCAAGAGCGCCACGACACGTTGCAGGTTCACCCGAGCAGGCCCCGCAACTCGTCATTGCCCCGCTGTACGGCGTCACGCATCGCGATCGGGTCAGGGCCCAGGCGCAGGACGCCTCGCGAGGAGGACGCCAGCACGTGGGCGGCACTCGCCCCGAAGATCCGCAGGATGTCGGCGCTGGTGCCCCCCTGCTCACCGTACCCGGGAGCGAGAATGGGGCCGTTCAGCGCGAAGTCGAGACCGGAGCCGTCGATCGTCGCGCCGACAACCGCGCCGAAGGAGCCGAGCGGTGCCGCGCCGGCGTTCAGTTCGCGCAGGTGGTCGAGCATCGCTGCGGCGACCGTGCGGCCGCCGAACTCCTCACTCGTCACGGCTTCCTGGATCTCGGGACCCTCCTTGTTGGAGGTGGCCGCGAGGACGAACAGGCCGGCGTCGAAGCGTCGCGCGGTGTCGACGAAGGGCACCAGCGAGCCGAACCCGAGGTACGGGCTGATCGTGATCGCGTCGCTCGCGAGGGGCGAGGACGGGTCGAGGTACGCGTCGGCGTACGCCTGGGAGGTCGAACCGATGTCGCCGCGCTTCACGTCGAGCAGGACCAGCGCGCCGGCGGCCCGGGAGTCGGCGATGACACGCTCGAGGACGGCGACACCCTTGCTGCCGAAGCGCTCATAGAAGGCCGATTGCGGCTTCACCACGCTGCAGTACGGCGCCACTGCCTCCACGGCACCGAGGGCGAACCGCTCGAGCCCGGAGATGTCGTCGTCGTAGCCCCACTCGTGCAGGAGCGCGCTGTGCGGGTCGATGCCGACACAGAACTGGCCGCGCTCGGCGATGGCGTGGGAAAGGCGGGGACCGAACATGGGCACAACCGTAGTTGAGGCAGGCGCCCGTTTCGGGAGCAGGTCGCCGCTCGCACGCCTATCATCCGGTGGTGCAGACGGCATCAACATTCCCCCAGCGGCTCGACGCCCGAGTGGCCGAGGCTCTCGACAGGCGTCTCGTCGATCGCTTGAGCACTGGCCGGAGCCCTGGTTTCGCCCGCGCACTGGCCTTTGCCCTGGTCACCCCGGTTCACCTCGTCAGCATCGCGCTGGCCGTCGGCGGCATCTTCCTCCTGGTTCGCGGTGACGGCTGGTGGCAGTGGCTGATGGCCGCCGTCATCCTGGGGGTCGCGTGGCTGACCCGACCTCACATCCTTTTTGGGGCGGACCCGGACAGCGTCCTGGTCGACCCGGAGCGCGCCGCCGGGATCACGTCTCTGGTCGCCCAGGTGGCACAGCTTCTGGACACGCGGCCACCCACCGAGATCCGGATCGACAGCGACTTCAACGCCTATGTGGCTCCCCGTGGGCTCCGGGGGAGGCAGCTCGTGCTCGGCGCTCCTCTGTGGGTGGCCCTCGGCCCCCAGGAACGGGTGGCACTCCTGGGCCACGAAATCGGGCACCTGGTGCACGGTGACCTCCTGAGCTCGCGGTACGTCGCCACTGCTCGCCGGACCCTTCTCCGATGGGTCGATCTGCTGGACCCCGACGGCACCGAGGTCTTCGAGAACGACACCCCGATCCTCGTTCGTTCGCTCATGGCTCCTCCACGCTGGGTGGTCCTCGGCTACCTGCGGCTCCTCGGGTCCGTGAACTCCACCGCGTCCCGCCGTCAGGAGCTCTACGCGGACCTCGCCGCGGCGATGGCTGCAGGCACCGCCGCCGCGATCGCAGACCACGAGATCAGTCTTCTGGCCGAGGGCATCGAGGTCGTTGCGAACCGCGCCGCCGTCGATTCGAACCGACCGCACCTGGGCGAGGCGATCATCGCCCGGGTCGCCGAGTACGACGCGAGCCAACGCGCGGCCGCCCGTCGTGCGGCAGCCGACGACCGACGCAGCGTCGACGACTCGCACCCCCCGACTGTCGATCGACTGCGTCTGATCGAATCGGTCGACCGTTTCACGGCAAGCATCGTGCTCGAGGCCGCGCAGAGCCGCCGTATCGACCAGGAACTTGCGCCGGCACTGGACCGGGCCTTCAAACGGCTCGGTGACTCCTACCGTCACGTCTACTGACCGAGGCTCAGTCCGACAGGCCCTTCAGGATTCGGCGCGGCCACATCGGGCCACCGTAGATGAGGCCGCTGTAGACCTGGACCAGGTCAGCACCAGCAGCAATCCGCTCGCGAGCGTCCGCGGGCGTGCTGATCCCGCCGACGCCGATGAGCGTGAAGTTCGGGCCGACGCGGCCACGCAGCAGGCGCACGACCTCGGTCGAACGCTCGCGCAGCGGAGCACCGGACAGTCCGCCGGCACCGGCGGCCTCGATGGTCTCCACCGGCGTGGACAGGCCGTCGCGGGCGATCGTCGTGTTGGTTGCGATGATTCCGTGCAGACCGAGGGCCAGCGCCATGTCCGCGACGGCGAGCACGTCCTCGTCGGACAGGTCCGGGGCGATCTTCACGAGCAGTGGCACCCGGTCGCGGCTGACCGCATCGGTCGCCTCGTCCGCGGTACGGCGCACGTGGGCCAGCAACGGGGCGAGCTTCTCGACCGCCTGCAGGTTGCGAAGGCCCGGGGTGTTCGGGGAACTGACGTTCACGACGAGGTAGTCGGCGTACGGCGACAACAGCCGGGTCGAGGTCTCGTAGTCCGCCTCGACAGCGGCCTGGTCGTCGTCCGGGACGACCTTCGACTTGCCGATGTTCACACCCAGGACGAGGCCGCGCTTCGTGCGACGGTGACCGGGCTTGCCCAGGCCGCCCTTGGCGAGCCGGGCCGCGACGGTGCCGGCACCGTCGTTGTTGAAGCCCATCCGGTTGATGATCGCGCGGTCCTGCGGCAGCCGGAACAGCCGCGGCTGCGGGTTGCCCGGCTGTGCGATCGCCGTGATCGTGCCGATCTCAACGTGCCCGAATCCGAACGCGGCGAGCTGATCGAAGACCTCACCGGTCTTGTCGAAGCCGGCAGCCATGCCGAGCCGGTTGGGGAAGGTGAGCCCCATCGCCTCGACGGGAGCCTGGCCCGGGATCGGTGCCCGGCCCAGGACGACTCCCCCGGCCTTCAGCGCATCGAAGGTCAGGTGGTGCGCCTTCTCGGCGTCCATCTTGACCAGGCAGTTCTCGAAGACCCGGTCGTAGACGGATTTCGAGGCTCGCTTCGCTCGCACCTCAATCACCGGACTTCGCGGCCCCGGCGGCGTTCCACTCCTGCAGCGAGCGCACGCCGACCGTGCCGGAACGGATCGCTGCGATGCCTTGTACGGCGGCCGCCAGTCCCTGCACGGTGGTGATGCAGGGCGTGCCGGTCAGCACCGCGGCAGAGCGGATCTCGTAGCCGTCGACGCGCGAGTCACCGCCGCCAGTCGCACCGTGGGGCGTGTTGACGATCAGGTCGATCTCGCCATCGAGGATCATCTGGACGGTCGTCTTCTCCCCCGCCGGTCCGGTG includes these proteins:
- the coaBC gene encoding bifunctional phosphopantothenoylcysteine decarboxylase/phosphopantothenate--cysteine ligase CoaBC, producing the protein MPRVVLGVSGGIAAYKACELLRRFTESGHDVTVVPTAAALEFVGAPTWAALSGKPVSADVWSAVHEVPHVRLGQTADLVVVAPATADLLAKAAHGLADDLLTNTLLTARCPVVLAPAMHTEMWEHPATAANVATLRARGVVVIEPAEGRLTGADTGKGRLPEPSEIFEIARDVLARVSTGASGSQSLTDLAGRSVVVSAGGTRERLDPVRFLGNRSSGLQGYALARAAAARGAEVTLIAANVTLPDPAGVKVVRVESTAELRDAVLTASATADAVVMAAAPADFRPLNQSDVKIKKADDGSAPSITLEQNPDILKEISTHRVRPDAVIVGFAAETGDATGSVLDLARAKLVRKGCDLLVVNDVSGGAVFGSADNEAVILGSDGSAVEVPHGSKSALAHLIWDNVVSRLSQR
- the rpoZ gene encoding DNA-directed RNA polymerase subunit omega, with protein sequence MSAPNIAAEGVTNPPIDDLLSKTDSKYKLVLYSAKRARQINAYYSQLGEGLLEYVGPLVETHVQEKPLSIALREISQDLLTCEDIDPAELAAAEAAAAAPAAAE
- the gmk gene encoding guanylate kinase; protein product: MSSRLFVLAGPTAVGKGTVAAAMRDQHPEVFLSVSATTRTPRPGEIDGVHYHFVDDATFDAMIADGQMLEWAVVHGVNRYGTPRGPVEEALAANRPAMLEIDLQGARQVRQTMPDAVFVFLKPPSWDELVRRLVGRGTEGEEERERRLATARLELAAEEEFDVTIVNVEVNAAVQDLVALMVDSTHEL
- the mihF gene encoding integration host factor, actinobacterial type, with the translated sequence MALPPLTPEQRQAALAKAAAARRERAEVKNRLKNSGGSISEVLAQGQVNDVVGKMKVLDLLQAVPGLGKVRARQVMERLGIAESRRVRGLGTKQIAALEREFAPGE
- the pyrF gene encoding orotidine-5'-phosphate decarboxylase gives rise to the protein MFGPRLSHAIAERGQFCVGIDPHSALLHEWGYDDDISGLERFALGAVEAVAPYCSVVKPQSAFYERFGSKGVAVLERVIADSRAAGALVLLDVKRGDIGSTSQAYADAYLDPSSPLASDAITISPYLGFGSLVPFVDTARRFDAGLFVLAATSNKEGPEIQEAVTSEEFGGRTVAAAMLDHLRELNAGAAPLGSFGAVVGATIDGSGLDFALNGPILAPGYGEQGGTSADILRIFGASAAHVLASSSRGVLRLGPDPIAMRDAVQRGNDELRGLLG
- a CDS encoding M48 family metallopeptidase, which translates into the protein MQTASTFPQRLDARVAEALDRRLVDRLSTGRSPGFARALAFALVTPVHLVSIALAVGGIFLLVRGDGWWQWLMAAVILGVAWLTRPHILFGADPDSVLVDPERAAGITSLVAQVAQLLDTRPPTEIRIDSDFNAYVAPRGLRGRQLVLGAPLWVALGPQERVALLGHEIGHLVHGDLLSSRYVATARRTLLRWVDLLDPDGTEVFENDTPILVRSLMAPPRWVVLGYLRLLGSVNSTASRRQELYADLAAAMAAGTAAAIADHEISLLAEGIEVVANRAAVDSNRPHLGEAIIARVAEYDASQRAAARRAAADDRRSVDDSHPPTVDRLRLIESVDRFTASIVLEAAQSRRIDQELAPALDRAFKRLGDSYRHVY
- a CDS encoding quinone-dependent dihydroorotate dehydrogenase yields the protein MRAKRASKSVYDRVFENCLVKMDAEKAHHLTFDALKAGGVVLGRAPIPGQAPVEAMGLTFPNRLGMAAGFDKTGEVFDQLAAFGFGHVEIGTITAIAQPGNPQPRLFRLPQDRAIINRMGFNNDGAGTVAARLAKGGLGKPGHRRTKRGLVLGVNIGKSKVVPDDDQAAVEADYETSTRLLSPYADYLVVNVSSPNTPGLRNLQAVEKLAPLLAHVRRTADEATDAVSRDRVPLLVKIAPDLSDEDVLAVADMALALGLHGIIATNTTIARDGLSTPVETIEAAGAGGLSGAPLRERSTEVVRLLRGRVGPNFTLIGVGGISTPADARERIAAGADLVQVYSGLIYGGPMWPRRILKGLSD